GAGTGCATCTCCGCTTTGAATCCAGTCATCAATCTCCAGTTTGGTGCCGCTTAAATGTCCGTATTCTGCAGAGATTCCACCAGCATGTTGGACCGCAATTCGAATGCCACCGTCCAATTCTTTAGAGATGGAAAGAACGCGCCCCATGTCTATACTCTTCACCGTCACATTTATAGTTGAATCGATTTGAGGCATAATTTCCACACCTTTTAGCGTGGACGCAAAAGGCTGAACAATGCTCCCAATTACCGGAGCGCTAAGCTCATGATGAGCTGCTGCCTTTTGAGCAGGTTCATCTTTGTCACCAAATATCGGAATGAACGCCGGTGCACCGTTAAAATTCTCCTCGTACCAGACCCGCACTGCTGTGAAATCCATGTCATTGCTCAAGGCATCACTAATAAAGGCTTGAACCTTATAGGACCATGGCTCGTGAACCGCAAAAATCCCCCAAACCGCTCCAA
The window above is part of the Paenibacillus sp. FSL K6-0276 genome. Proteins encoded here:
- a CDS encoding M23 family metallopeptidase produces the protein MDLKSDIKNRRKERIRSLLEEIPDIETAGVPPLFVMPEKSTSFKEWGTGFKKNEEQSSIEPDPEVMWKERRGGWEEPGGGGSNFSAGFIRRVVASVLVFGAVWGIFAVHEPWSYKVQAFISDALSNDMDFTAVRVWYEENFNGAPAFIPIFGDKDEPAQKAAAHHELSAPVIGSIVQPFASTLKGVEIMPQIDSTINVTVKSIDMGRVLSISKELDGGIRIAVQHAGGISAEYGHLSGTKLEIDDWIQSGDALGWMMEKEGSAAPTLFFAVMKDKTYIDPTEVISFD